One segment of Methanobrevibacter sp. DNA contains the following:
- a CDS encoding lectin like domain-containing protein has product MVKYGSVSSYLLSKATSEEGTPTGYYNEKTNAKYVNSTEIGNHVISIVGWDDNYSKDNFLITPPGDGAWIVKNSWGSEWGDNGYMYVSYYDGSLSTDPDQCMIGIMLNNTIQYNKNYQYDISGISKFINEGKQLDYTNNFISIDDDMIAAVGTYFNQEGVNYTVQIKVNGKIVYTQKGTSEYYGYHTIKLDKYVSIKKDDSFSITITSNAVPVSKSPRAHYQEGTSFIGEKDLSSDNSTACIKVYTLPNEIQTENIKEYYSGDNEFTIIINESNASVVVSIENENKTYKSDENGIVKVKLPKLQPGTYIITTEYNNTILVNTIEVLSTIKSVDETTIGYKASSNVKATFYDANGNPLIYRTITVKYDDKNMNFKTNEKGEISVPLTGNIGSHTIIYTNPVTGEESQTTVKIVSRFSGNKNINMYYYD; this is encoded by the coding sequence ATAGTAAAATATGGTTCAGTATCATCATATTTGTTAAGCAAAGCTACAAGTGAGGAAGGTACACCAACTGGTTACTATAATGAAAAAACAAATGCAAAATATGTCAACAGCACAGAAATTGGTAACCATGTAATATCAATTGTTGGATGGGATGACAATTATTCAAAAGACAACTTTTTAATTACACCACCAGGAGACGGTGCATGGATTGTTAAAAACAGTTGGGGTTCAGAATGGGGAGACAATGGATATATGTATGTTTCCTATTATGATGGATCATTATCAACTGACCCAGACCAATGCATGATTGGAATTATGCTCAACAATACAATACAATACAACAAAAATTACCAATATGACATTTCCGGAATATCCAAATTTATAAATGAAGGTAAACAATTGGATTATACAAATAATTTCATATCTATTGATGATGATATGATTGCTGCTGTTGGAACCTATTTCAATCAGGAAGGAGTCAATTACACAGTGCAAATTAAAGTTAACGGAAAAATTGTCTACACACAAAAAGGCACATCAGAATACTATGGTTACCATACTATAAAACTAGACAAATATGTCTCTATTAAAAAAGATGATTCATTTAGTATTACAATTACATCCAATGCAGTACCTGTATCAAAATCACCAAGAGCACACTATCAAGAAGGAACATCATTCATTGGAGAAAAAGATTTGAGTAGCGATAATTCTACTGCATGTATTAAAGTATACACATTGCCAAATGAAATTCAAACTGAAAATATTAAAGAATATTATTCCGGAGATAATGAGTTTACAATAATTATTAATGAAAGTAATGCCTCAGTTGTTGTTTCAATTGAAAATGAAAATAAAACATACAAATCAGATGAAAATGGAATTGTCAAAGTCAAATTACCTAAATTGCAACCTGGAACTTACATCATTACAACAGAATACAACAACACTATCCTTGTTAATACTATAGAAGTATTAAGTACAATCAAATCAGTAGATGAAACTACAATTGGATACAAAGCTTCATCAAATGTCAAAGCTACATTCTATGATGCTAATGGAAATCCCCTAATTTACAGAACCATCACAGTAAAATATGATGATAAAAACATGAATTTCAAAACCAATGAAAAAGGAGAAATTTCTGTCCCGTTAACTGGAAATATCGGATCCCACACAATAATCTATACAAATCCTGTTACTGGTGAAGAATCCCAAACAACAGTTAAAATAGTATCCAGATTCAGCGGAAATAAAAATATCAATATGTACTACTACGATTGA
- a CDS encoding tRNA (adenine-N1)-methyltransferase — protein MKMILDERGKKYVLKPGEDFQSDLGIVHAEDWEAADIGDEVKSHLDHTFKIMKPNINDFIDIMDRRCSILLKKDIGLVLAHTGLGSGSRVVDAGTGAGAIALNFGNVVGPEGDVFTYEIREDFAEVAQKNIERFGITNIHVKNKNIKDGIDEDKIDLVFLDLPKPFEVFEEVMDCLNVGGWLTVYAPYIDQAEISYSIAKKLGFYDIEIFEILERGLEVRQQGVRPKTRMVGHSGYMVFARKL, from the coding sequence ATGAAGATGATTTTAGATGAACGTGGTAAGAAGTATGTTTTAAAACCTGGTGAAGATTTCCAAAGCGATTTAGGAATTGTCCATGCTGAAGATTGGGAAGCTGCGGATATTGGTGATGAGGTTAAAAGCCACTTGGACCACACATTTAAAATTATGAAACCTAATATTAATGATTTCATTGATATTATGGATAGAAGATGTTCAATTCTCCTTAAAAAAGATATTGGGCTAGTACTGGCACACACTGGTTTAGGATCAGGGTCCCGTGTAGTTGATGCGGGAACCGGTGCAGGGGCTATTGCACTAAACTTCGGAAATGTTGTAGGTCCTGAAGGTGATGTATTTACCTATGAAATCAGAGAAGACTTTGCTGAAGTTGCTCAAAAGAACATTGAAAGGTTTGGAATTACTAATATTCATGTTAAAAACAAAAATATTAAAGATGGAATTGATGAGGATAAGATTGATTTGGTCTTTTTAGACTTGCCAAAACCATTTGAAGTGTTTGAAGAGGTAATGGACTGTCTTAATGTTGGTGGATGGTTAACAGTTTATGCACCATACATTGATCAGGCAGAAATTTCTTACAGTATTGCTAAAAAATTAGGATTTTATGATATTGAAATCTTTGAAATCTTGGAACGTGGCCTTGAAGTCAGACAGCAAGGTGTAAGGCCAAAAACACGCATGGTTGGCCATAGTGGATATATGGTATTTGCAAGAAAATTATAG